CACCTCCTTTTGTACTGGCTGGCCCGCAAACCGGGCGCGGCAATTAATCCCTTTTCGCTAAATGCAATTGGGACTGGAATTAGGGCGCAAAAAACGCGCTTAGGAATAACCGGGATTAGGCAGAATTGCCGAACAAAACAGCGCGCGGACCGTTGGTTGGCAAGGCAGGGGGCACAGCGGGCTAAGGAAAGAGCGTGGCTCCGGCTTTACGGGCCGGCTCAGGGGTCCTGGCTATGGCGTTGCACGTGGGAGGATGTGTCCACCCAAACCAAGCAAGGCTAGGAGCCCGCGTGTCCCCAAAATGGGCGCGCAAAAGCATCAGAGGCCGGGGCCGCGGTGACGTTCATCTTCCGTCCGCTAGTCAAAGTAATCATTTTCCCAACCTCCTTTTCTGCTCTGCCATTGCTTAGGCCTTGGGCCTTGCAACATGCGCCGATACCCCCGGCAGACGCCCTGGGGTCAGGAACAAAACTACACTATGGCGAAGTATATCCGCCAGTAAGAAAACAAAAATAAATCCAACAAATTCCAGAAACCTTTAAAGGCCCCAGCGGACAATAGCGGGTGTCCTTTTGTCCCAGCCCAGCGTGCAGACCTTGGCGGTGCCCAGAATGAAATGGCGGCCTTCCATGGGCGGCAATTCCAGCCAACGCGCCGTGAGGATTCTCGAGAAGTGGCCGTGGGCCACAATCAGCACGTTATCCATGCCGGATTCCAGCACCCGGCCAATGATTTTGTCCGCCCTGGCCGCAACCTCGTCCAGCGTTTCGCCATTGGGAACCCCGTGCGTCCAGATCAGGTAGTCGGGGTTGTCCTTTCGGATCAGGTCGGAGCTGATGCCTTCGTAGTCGCCATAGTTCCATTCGACGGCAAGGGGTTCATGCTGGGCATCAGGGAAGCCGGCCAGCTCTGCTGTCCGCCGTGCCCGCCGCAGGGGAGACGTGAGCACCAGGTCGAAGTCGACGGGATCCAAGACCTTACGGGCCTCCACGGCCTGCTGTTCGCCCTCGACAGTCAACGGAAGATCCGTGAGCCCGGTGTACTGGCCGCTCTTGGACCATTCGGTCTCGCCGTGGCGGAGGATCCACAGCTGAGGGCGCGGGGCAAGGGCGGGAATTGTCACTTGGACTCCTCAGAAGGGAAAGGCTCGACGGCGGCGGGAGGCGTTCCAGCCTTCGCCGCGGCAGGTGCGGGTGCGGGATCGGCTTCAACGGACGCGGGTTCAGCTTCATCCGGGGTGGATTCCGGTTGTTGGGTCCACCAGCGGAGGAGCCGTGCTTCCGCTACTTCCGTGGGCAGGGGCCCGTTCTCCATCCGCTCATTCAGCAGGAACTTGTAGGCGCGGCCCACCACCGGCCCTGGTTTGAGCCCCAGCAGGGCCATGATCCGGGCCCCGTCCAGATCGGGGCGGACAGCCTCCAGCGACTCCTGTTCGCGCAGCGCGGCGATGCGGGCTTCGAGGTCGTCATAGGCGAAAGCGAGGCGTTCGGCCTTCCGCTGGTTGCGGGTGGTGACGTCCGAGCGGGTGAGCCGGTGCAGCCGTTCCAGCAGCGGCCCGGCATCGGTCACGTAGCGGCGGACTGCAGAATCGCTCCAGCCGGCGTCTCCGTACCCGTAGAAACGCATGTGGAGTTCCACGAGGCGGGCAACAGCTTTGGTGGTGTCGTTGTCGAAGCGCAGCGCCTTCATCCGCTTGGAGGTGAGCTTGGCTCCCACCATGTCGTGGTGGCGAAAGCTCACGGCGCCGCCCGGTTCAAAGCGGCGCGTAGCCGGCTTACCGACGTCGTGCATTAATGCTGCGAAGCGCAGCACGAAGTCCGGCCCCGGCACGGAGCCTTCACCGTCCGTCTCCAGCTCCGCTGCCTGCTCCAGGACCTGCAGGGAGTGCTGGTAGACGTCCTTGTGCCGGTGGTGCTCGTCAGATTCCAGGCGGAGCGCGGAAACCTCAGGCAGCACGAACTCCGCGAGCCCCGTATCCACCAGCAGGTCCACGCCGACGCGCGGGCGGGCGCCACAGATGAGTTTGACCAGTTCGTCCCGCACGCGTTCCGCGGAAATGATGGTGATCCGCTCCGCCATCTGCGTCATGGCCCGCCGGACGTCGTCGTGCACGGATACGCCCAGCTGGGCGGCGAACCGTGCCGCGCGCATCATCCTCAGCGGATCGTCGGAGAAGGACAGCTCGGGTGCCCCCGGGGTGGCCAGCACGGAGGCATGAAGGTCGCGGACCCCGCCGAAGGGGTCCACCAGTTCCAGTGAGGGCAGCTTCAGGGCCATGGCGTTGATGGTGAAGTCGCGCCGGAGCAGGTCATCGGTCAAGGACGAACCGAATGCCACCACCGGCTTCCGGGAATCGGGATCGTAGGCCTCTGCCCGGTAGGTGGTGATTTCGATCTGGAAGCCGGCTTTGCGCATGCCGATCGTGCCAAAGGCCCGGCCGATCTCCCAGTAGTTATCCGCCCACTTCTTGATGAGTGCCACGGTCTGGTCCGGGGTGGCGTCGGTAGTGAAGTCCAGGTCCGGGGACGTCCGGCCCAGGAAAAGGTCACGCACCGGTCCGCCTACCAGGGACAGTTCGTGGCCGGCGTCCACGAAGCGCCGGCCGAGCTCCAGGACCACCGGGTCCACTTGGAAATCGACGGTCTGGGAATCAGTCTTGTGATGTGCGTGCGCCATAGTTACTTAAGCTTGGCAGAAATCAGCGTGTCGGCAGGCCAAATTGGGGTCAAGATCGCACGGAATCGCTCGGTGCACGGCAAAGTGCGTCATATGCCGTCCATGTTGGTGTCATGTTCCGGTCATCACGAACGGGCAACAGTCGTTAGAGTGGACTCCATGGCCCATCCAGTACCGAGCGCTCCCGGCAGGAGGACAAACGCGCCAAAGCCATCGGCAATTGGTGCGCACGTTGCGCCTGCCCAGCATTCGGCACCGGCATCCCTGCCTACGGTGGAGGAGGTCTCCGCCGGCGGCGTCGTGGTGGACACGTCCGACGCCGAATTGAGGGTTGCGATTATCGCCCGCCTTAATCGCGGCGGGCGCCTGGAGTGGTGCCTTCCCAAGGGCCACCCGGAGGGCAAAGAAAACAACGAGCAAGCCGCGGTCCGCGAAATTGCCGAGGAGACCGGCATCGAAGGCGACATCCTCGCACCGCTGGGAAGCATCGACTACTGGTTTACCGTCAGCGGCCATCGAGTGCACAAGACGGTCCATCACTACCTCCTGCGAGCCACCGGCGGCGAGCTCACCATCGAGAACGATCCGGACCAGGAAGCCGTGGACGTGGCCTGGGTTCCCATCCAGGAACTGGCGCGCAAGCTGTCCTTCCCCAATGAGCGCCGGATCGCCGATCTGGCCAGGGACGTCCTTCCCGGGCACCTTTAGGGCTGCAGCCGCTCCGGGCAGCCGGTGCCTGCATTGCGGCTTTAACTGCCTTTGAGTGAGACGATGAACCCGATGTCAGCTACCAACTTTCCTTCCGATAAAGCCGGCCCGCCCGGCGATGCCGTCCCTGACGGCGTTCCCCCCGTGCCGGCCGGCGCGGACAGTTCCCCGGGCGGCACGGTTGCCAGCGAAACCAGGTCCAGCGCCATCATGGCTGCCGGGACACTCGTCTCGCGGTTCCTGGGCTTCGGAAAGACCTGGATGCTGGGCACCGCCCTGGGTCTTGGCTCCACCGTCAATGACACCTTCATTAACGCGAACAACCTGCCCAACCTGATCTTCCTGCTGGTTGCCGGCGGCGTGTTCAACGCCGTCCTGGTGCCGCAGATCATCAAGGCAAGCAAGGCTCCGGACAGGGGAGCGGACTACATCAGCCGGCTGCTGACGCTGGCTGTGCTCCTCCTGCTGGGCCTGACCGCCCTAGTAACCCTGGCGGCGCCGTGGGTCATTGAACTCACCACGCAGGGATACTCTCCGTCGCAGAAGGCGTTGGCAATCACCTTTGCTTTCTGGTGCCTTCCGCAGATCTTCTTCTACGGCCTTTACGCCCTCCTCACCCAGGTCCTGAACGCCAACGGGGCGTTTGGCCCCGCCATGTGGGCACCCATCCTCAACAACGTGGTGGCCATCGCCGGCCTGGGCATGTTCATCTGGATCTTCGGTGCGAACGAGCTGAATCCGCACACCCTGGACAACTGGGGCGATACCCAGACCCTGCTGGTGGCCGGGTTCTCCACCATCGGCGTGGTGTCCCAGACAGCCATCCTGATGATCCCCGTTTTCCGGCTGCGGCTGGGACTCCGCCCGCGGTTCGGCTGGCGGGGCGTGGGACTGGGCCAGGCAGCCAAGCTGAGCGTCTGGACCCTGCTGACTGCCGCCGTCGGGCAGCTCGCCTTCCTGTACGTCATGCGCATCGCCACCATCCCGGGAGCGGAACGCATCCGGCTGCAGCAGGCGGGAGACCCGGCCGCGAACATGCTGCCCGGCAACGCAGTGCTGGAGGTGGCCAGCCAGCTGTACCTGCTGCCGCACTCCATCATCGCGCTGTCACTGGCCACGGTGCTGTTCAACCGGATGACCCGGGCTTCGCAGGACGGAAACCACGACGAACTGCGCGACGCACTCTCGCACGGCCTGCGGACCATGGCGGTTGCCACCGTGTTTGGCGCCCTGGCCCTCTTTGCCCTCGCCGGGCCCCTGGGCATGTTCTTCTCCGGCGGGCTTCGCCAGGATGGCGTAATGCTGGCCCAGACGCTGACCATCCTCGCGCTCAGCACGCCGTTCATGAGCGCCAACTTCATGATGTCCCGGGTTTTTTACGCGAATGAGGACGCCCGGACCCCCTTCTACATCCAGCTGCTCCTGGCTGTTGTCTACGTGGCCGGTGCTTTCGCCATCCAGTTCCTGCCGGTTACCCAGATCATCTACGCGATCGCCGTCCTCTACATGGTGGGCAATATCCTCTCCGTGGTCATCAGTGCCTGGTTCCTGCGGCGCCTCCTGGGACACCTGGACGGGCCACGGATCGCCAACTCCTACATCCGCATGGGCTACGCGGCGCTTGGTTCCGCCATTGCCGGTGCAGGTGCGCTGTGGCTGATGGGCAGTTACAGCCCGGACGGTTTCGCCTGGCGCGACCGGATCACAGCCCTCATCACGCTCGTCGTGGTGGGCCCGGTCATGCTGGTGGCCTACTTCTTCCTGCTCAAGCTGTTCCGCGTTGCTGAACTGCGCGACCTGCTCCGCCCCCTCCTGGGACGGCTGGGCCGCGGCGCACCGCCTGCACCGTCCGCGGAAGCCGGGACCCCGCCGTCGGACTCTTCCCCTGGCGGATCCTCCAGTGAACGACGACGGCCCGCACCGGAGCGTGCCACCACCTCCGTGGATACCGGGCTCATTCCCCGGATTTCCGGCGAATTCGACGCCGTTTCCTTCAGGGCGGGGCCGGCTCCGGAACAGGAGGACGCTGAACACCACGCACGGCGGAGGCAGGCGCGCGACGGCGACGGCCCGGCGTCGTCCCACGAGGATTACCTTCCCGCGGAGGACCAGCCCAGTACGGCCCGGGGAGGTTTGCTGCGGGAAGAAATTCCGCTGCCAGGGCGCCGTACCTTCCAGGGGAAGCCCGGCGAGAACCCCTACTTCAAGCCTCGGCGCCCCCGAAAAAAGTGACTTTCGAGTCGCTCGCCGCTGCCTTTATCCAGGGAGCAAGGGGCGCAATCGGCTAGGATCGAGAAGGTACAGGGGTAGTTGCATCCAGGGCCAGCCGCCCGGCGGCTTCTGGATGGCGGTTGCATCATTCAAGCCGGCACTCCCGGACAGTCTAGGAGGAACACGTGTCCAACCCGATCGATGTCGGATCAGTACTGGGCGGCCGTTACAAGGTCACCGCCACTGTATTGGCCTCGCACGACCACGATCTGGTGCTGGACGGTGTGGACCAGGTCCTGAACCGTCCCGTCAGCATCCTCGTTGCCGGGCCCGGCAACACTGAACAGGTTGCCCAGAGCGCCCGGGAAGTGGCCACCGGTGAACGGCCCGGCACCGTCCAGGTCCTGGACCTTGGCATGACCGAGGCTGCCACCTACCTCATCACCAACCACACGTCGGCTGCGGATCTGCTTGACCTGGTGGTTGCGTCGAATCCGCCGTACGTGGAACCCTTTTTCACCGACACGCTGGGCAGCGAAATCTTCGGCCAGCCGAGGTCTCACGAACCCGAGCCCTACGACGATGAAGACCACATTGAAGCGGGCTACATCAAGTACTCGGACACACACCCAAGCCAGGTGGACCCCTATCGGCAGGCACCGGCTGTGCCGCCGAAACCGCCCGCGAAGCCAGCAGCGTCGCCTTCCTCCGCCCGCAAGTCCGCCGGGGCCTCCGCAGTGGGCGGGGCAGCCACCGTGGGTGGAGCGTTGGGCGGTGCTGCCGGGGCTGGCTCCGGAGCCCGTAACGCCAGCGAAGCCGCAACCCGCGCTACTGCGCTGAACACCGGCCAGGCACGGGACCAGCAGGTCCCGACTCCCGGAAACGTGGAGGGCACTCCAGGCGGAAGGCCGAAAGTGTCCCTATGGTCCGATGCCGACTACGCCTACGCCGAGGACCAGCCTTCCGGGACCGCGCCGGTTGAAGACGAACCCCAAACGGCCAACAAGAAGCCATCCTCTTTTGCGCGCTCCGCCGCGCCTACTGCCGCGGCTGCTGCGTTTGACAGCCAAGGCGAGTATGACGATGACCGTGACGAGGCCGGACGCGAGCCCAGGTCAATGCGATGGCTCGTAGGCGGGTTGCTCGCTGTGGTCCTCATTGCCGGTCTTGTTTTCGCCGTGACCAATTTGGGCAGCCTTTTCTCCCCGCAGCCGCAGGCCGGCTCCCCCGCCCCTGCCACCAACGGCGGTGCCCCGGAAACCACGGCACCCGGAACACAAGCGCCCTCATCGGCTGCTCCTGCCGCCCCGCCTGCAATTGAAAACATCAGCAGGCAGGGGAGCTTCGATTTCGCGGCCACCTTCGATGGTGACTTGGTGAAGGCCTATGACGGAAACGCTGCCAGCTACTGGTCGGACATGGAGTTTGCCACCGAAAACTGGGGCGGACTGGCACCCCAGGGCGTCCCGCTGGTGGTAAAGCTTAAGAAGCCCGCCAAGGTTTCCTCCATCACGCTCTCGCAGTTGGGAGGGGCCGGTGGCAACATCACGGTATACACCAACGACCGGCCCGCCCTGGATGGTGCCAAAGCCGTAGGGACCAACAGCTTCACGTCAACGGACCTGACAATGCCTTTGGCCGAGCCGGTCCAGGCACAGTACGTGATTGTCTCCATCAACTCACTGCCACGGCTTGCTGCTCCTAAGACGCGCTACGGTTACGGCGTCCGACTCGCGGAGATCAAGGTCCAGTAAACTCCATCTATGTGAGGGGCGGCAGCTGCAGTGGAGTGGGCTGTTGCGTTGGTTGTCGCCGCCCACGGCTGGGGCAGGCGCGGCGCCTGCGCGGTTGGACTGTAACCTTGGAAGAGCGCCTCCGGTGACTGCTGTCCGCTG
The Arthrobacter sp. PGP41 genome window above contains:
- the murJ gene encoding murein biosynthesis integral membrane protein MurJ; the protein is MSATNFPSDKAGPPGDAVPDGVPPVPAGADSSPGGTVASETRSSAIMAAGTLVSRFLGFGKTWMLGTALGLGSTVNDTFINANNLPNLIFLLVAGGVFNAVLVPQIIKASKAPDRGADYISRLLTLAVLLLLGLTALVTLAAPWVIELTTQGYSPSQKALAITFAFWCLPQIFFYGLYALLTQVLNANGAFGPAMWAPILNNVVAIAGLGMFIWIFGANELNPHTLDNWGDTQTLLVAGFSTIGVVSQTAILMIPVFRLRLGLRPRFGWRGVGLGQAAKLSVWTLLTAAVGQLAFLYVMRIATIPGAERIRLQQAGDPAANMLPGNAVLEVASQLYLLPHSIIALSLATVLFNRMTRASQDGNHDELRDALSHGLRTMAVATVFGALALFALAGPLGMFFSGGLRQDGVMLAQTLTILALSTPFMSANFMMSRVFYANEDARTPFYIQLLLAVVYVAGAFAIQFLPVTQIIYAIAVLYMVGNILSVVISAWFLRRLLGHLDGPRIANSYIRMGYAALGSAIAGAGALWLMGSYSPDGFAWRDRITALITLVVVGPVMLVAYFFLLKLFRVAELRDLLRPLLGRLGRGAPPAPSAEAGTPPSDSSPGGSSSERRRPAPERATTSVDTGLIPRISGEFDAVSFRAGPAPEQEDAEHHARRRQARDGDGPASSHEDYLPAEDQPSTARGGLLREEIPLPGRRTFQGKPGENPYFKPRRPRKK
- a CDS encoding NUDIX hydrolase, with the protein product MAHPVPSAPGRRTNAPKPSAIGAHVAPAQHSAPASLPTVEEVSAGGVVVDTSDAELRVAIIARLNRGGRLEWCLPKGHPEGKENNEQAAVREIAEETGIEGDILAPLGSIDYWFTVSGHRVHKTVHHYLLRATGGELTIENDPDQEAVDVAWVPIQELARKLSFPNERRIADLARDVLPGHL
- a CDS encoding CCA tRNA nucleotidyltransferase, encoding MAHAHHKTDSQTVDFQVDPVVLELGRRFVDAGHELSLVGGPVRDLFLGRTSPDLDFTTDATPDQTVALIKKWADNYWEIGRAFGTIGMRKAGFQIEITTYRAEAYDPDSRKPVVAFGSSLTDDLLRRDFTINAMALKLPSLELVDPFGGVRDLHASVLATPGAPELSFSDDPLRMMRAARFAAQLGVSVHDDVRRAMTQMAERITIISAERVRDELVKLICGARPRVGVDLLVDTGLAEFVLPEVSALRLESDEHHRHKDVYQHSLQVLEQAAELETDGEGSVPGPDFVLRFAALMHDVGKPATRRFEPGGAVSFRHHDMVGAKLTSKRMKALRFDNDTTKAVARLVELHMRFYGYGDAGWSDSAVRRYVTDAGPLLERLHRLTRSDVTTRNQRKAERLAFAYDDLEARIAALREQESLEAVRPDLDGARIMALLGLKPGPVVGRAYKFLLNERMENGPLPTEVAEARLLRWWTQQPESTPDEAEPASVEADPAPAPAAAKAGTPPAAVEPFPSEESK
- a CDS encoding histidine phosphatase family protein is translated as MTIPALAPRPQLWILRHGETEWSKSGQYTGLTDLPLTVEGEQQAVEARKVLDPVDFDLVLTSPLRRARRTAELAGFPDAQHEPLAVEWNYGDYEGISSDLIRKDNPDYLIWTHGVPNGETLDEVAARADKIIGRVLESGMDNVLIVAHGHFSRILTARWLELPPMEGRHFILGTAKVCTLGWDKRTPAIVRWGL
- a CDS encoding ABC transporter substrate-binding protein — its product is MSNPIDVGSVLGGRYKVTATVLASHDHDLVLDGVDQVLNRPVSILVAGPGNTEQVAQSAREVATGERPGTVQVLDLGMTEAATYLITNHTSAADLLDLVVASNPPYVEPFFTDTLGSEIFGQPRSHEPEPYDDEDHIEAGYIKYSDTHPSQVDPYRQAPAVPPKPPAKPAASPSSARKSAGASAVGGAATVGGALGGAAGAGSGARNASEAATRATALNTGQARDQQVPTPGNVEGTPGGRPKVSLWSDADYAYAEDQPSGTAPVEDEPQTANKKPSSFARSAAPTAAAAAFDSQGEYDDDRDEAGREPRSMRWLVGGLLAVVLIAGLVFAVTNLGSLFSPQPQAGSPAPATNGGAPETTAPGTQAPSSAAPAAPPAIENISRQGSFDFAATFDGDLVKAYDGNAASYWSDMEFATENWGGLAPQGVPLVVKLKKPAKVSSITLSQLGGAGGNITVYTNDRPALDGAKAVGTNSFTSTDLTMPLAEPVQAQYVIVSINSLPRLAAPKTRYGYGVRLAEIKVQ